One stretch of Cedecea neteri DNA includes these proteins:
- the mdh gene encoding malate dehydrogenase has product MKVAVLGAAGGIGQALALLLKTQLPSGSELSLYDIAPVTPGVAVDLSHIPTDVKIKGFSGEDATPALVGADVVLISAGVARKPGMDRSDLFNVNAGIVKNLIEQVAKTAPKACIGIITNPVNTTVAIAAEVLKKAGVYDKNKLFGVTTLDIIRSNTFVAELKGKQPTDIEVPVIGGHSGVTILPLLSQIPGVSFTEQEVADLTKRIQNAGTEVVEAKAGGGSATLSMGQAAARFGLSLVRALKGESNVVECAYVEGDGEHARFFSQPLLLGKNGIVERKAIGTLSAFEKNAMEGMLDTLKKDIQLGEEFVK; this is encoded by the coding sequence ATGAAAGTTGCAGTCCTCGGCGCAGCTGGCGGTATCGGCCAGGCGCTTGCCCTTCTACTTAAGACCCAACTGCCTTCAGGCTCAGAACTCTCTCTGTATGACATTGCGCCAGTAACCCCAGGGGTTGCGGTGGATCTGAGTCATATCCCGACTGACGTGAAAATCAAAGGTTTCTCCGGCGAAGATGCAACCCCGGCGCTGGTTGGCGCAGACGTGGTGCTTATCTCCGCGGGCGTAGCGCGTAAACCAGGTATGGATCGCTCCGACCTGTTCAACGTGAATGCCGGCATCGTGAAGAACCTGATCGAGCAAGTTGCGAAAACCGCACCTAAAGCCTGTATCGGTATTATCACTAACCCGGTTAACACCACCGTTGCTATTGCAGCAGAAGTGCTGAAAAAAGCGGGTGTCTACGATAAGAACAAACTGTTCGGCGTCACGACGCTGGATATCATCCGCTCCAACACCTTTGTTGCCGAGCTGAAAGGCAAACAGCCTACGGATATCGAAGTGCCGGTTATTGGCGGCCACTCTGGCGTGACCATTCTGCCGCTGCTGTCCCAGATCCCTGGCGTGAGCTTCACCGAGCAGGAAGTTGCTGACCTGACTAAACGCATCCAGAATGCGGGTACCGAAGTGGTTGAAGCGAAAGCCGGCGGCGGGTCTGCAACGCTGTCTATGGGCCAGGCTGCGGCTCGTTTTGGCCTGTCTCTGGTTCGCGCTCTTAAGGGCGAAAGCAACGTTGTTGAATGCGCTTACGTTGAAGGTGACGGCGAGCACGCACGTTTCTTCTCTCAGCCGCTGCTGTTGGGTAAAAACGGTATCGTTGAGCGTAAAGCTATCGGCACCCTCAGCGCGTTTGAGAAAAACGCGATGGAAGGCATGCTGGATACCCTGAAGAAAGATATCCAACTGGGCGAAGAGTTCGTTAAGTAA
- the sspB gene encoding ClpXP protease specificity-enhancing factor — protein sequence MDMSQLSPRRPYLLRAFYEWLLDNQLTPHLVVDITLPDVQVPMEYARDGQIVLNIAPRAVGNLELANDEVRFNARFGGVPRQVNVPMAAVLAIYARENGAGTMFEPEAGYDEDAESHNDDRSDAGEPETVMQVIDGDRPDHGDDDNNPDDDPPPPPRGGRPALRVVK from the coding sequence ATGGATATGTCGCAGCTGTCGCCGCGCCGTCCTTACCTGTTGCGCGCCTTCTATGAGTGGCTGCTGGATAACCAGCTCACTCCGCATCTGGTGGTAGATATTACGCTGCCGGATGTACAGGTGCCGATGGAGTATGCGCGAGACGGGCAAATTGTGCTGAACATCGCGCCGCGCGCCGTGGGCAACCTGGAGTTGGCCAATGACGAAGTGCGCTTTAACGCGCGTTTCGGCGGTGTACCGCGCCAGGTGAACGTCCCAATGGCTGCCGTTCTGGCTATCTATGCGCGTGAGAACGGTGCAGGCACGATGTTTGAGCCAGAAGCGGGCTATGATGAAGACGCTGAAAGCCACAACGACGATCGCTCTGATGCAGGCGAACCGGAAACGGTGATGCAGGTTATTGATGGCGATCGCCCGGATCACGGCGATGACGACAATAACCCGGATGACGATCCGCCGCCGCCGCCTCGCGGTGGTCGCCCCGCACTGCGCGTGGTGAAATAA
- the zapG gene encoding Z-ring associated protein ZapG, with protein MTWEYALIGLVVGLIIGAVAMRFGNRKLRQQQALQYELEKNKAELEEYREELVSHFARSAELLDNMAHDYRQLYQHMAKSSSSLLPEMTAEANPFRNRLAESEAGNDQAPVQMPRDYSDGASGLLRAGAKRD; from the coding sequence ATGACTTGGGAATATGCGCTTATTGGGTTAGTGGTGGGCCTTATTATCGGCGCCGTAGCCATGCGTTTCGGCAACCGTAAGCTGCGCCAGCAGCAAGCTCTGCAGTATGAGCTGGAAAAGAACAAAGCGGAGCTTGAAGAGTACCGCGAAGAATTAGTCAGCCACTTTGCCCGCAGCGCCGAGCTGCTGGACAACATGGCGCACGATTATCGTCAGCTTTATCAGCACATGGCAAAAAGCTCCAGCAGCCTGCTGCCGGAAATGACGGCGGAAGCCAATCCGTTCCGCAACCGTCTCGCCGAATCCGAAGCCGGTAACGATCAGGCTCCGGTTCAGATGCCGCGTGACTATTCAGACGGTGCTTCTGGTCTGCTGCGCGCCGGTGCAAAACGCGATTAA
- the zapE gene encoding cell division protein ZapE yields the protein MQNLSPASRYQQALAEGSFQPDEVQREAIMRLDAIWHALSAAPTPVSSGGLLSTFGKLFGKKEAQAEQEPARGLYMWGGVGRGKTWLMDMFFQSLPGERKLRLHFHRFMLRVHEELAQQQGHTDPLEIIADGFKAETDVLCFDEFFVSDITDAMLLGTLMKALFARGITLVATSNIPPDDLYRNGLQRARFLPAIEAIKRYCDVMNVDAGIDYRLRTLTQAHLWLSPLNDESAQQMEKLYTALAGAKREGGPVLEINHRPLATLGMANQTLAADFTTLCVDARSQHDYIALSRQFHTVMLFNVPVMTPLMESEARRFIALVDEFYERHVKLVVSAETELFNIYQGERLKFEFQRCLSRLQEMQSEEYLRRAHLP from the coding sequence ATGCAAAATCTCTCTCCTGCATCGCGCTACCAGCAGGCCCTGGCAGAAGGCAGCTTCCAACCTGATGAAGTACAGCGCGAAGCGATTATGCGCCTGGACGCTATCTGGCATGCGTTGTCCGCTGCGCCAACGCCGGTGTCGTCAGGCGGTTTACTGAGTACATTTGGCAAGTTATTTGGTAAAAAAGAGGCCCAGGCTGAGCAGGAGCCCGCGCGTGGCCTGTATATGTGGGGAGGCGTGGGGCGTGGTAAAACCTGGCTGATGGATATGTTTTTTCAGAGCCTGCCGGGAGAACGTAAGCTTCGGCTGCACTTCCACCGTTTTATGCTTAGGGTTCATGAGGAACTGGCGCAGCAGCAGGGACACACCGATCCGCTGGAAATTATTGCCGACGGTTTTAAAGCTGAGACGGACGTGCTGTGCTTTGATGAGTTTTTTGTCTCCGACATCACCGATGCGATGCTGCTTGGCACATTAATGAAAGCGCTTTTTGCTCGTGGTATCACGCTGGTGGCAACGTCGAACATTCCGCCGGATGATTTGTATCGCAATGGGCTCCAGCGCGCACGTTTCTTACCGGCTATCGAAGCGATTAAACGCTATTGCGATGTGATGAACGTCGATGCCGGGATTGACTATCGTCTGAGGACATTGACCCAGGCGCATCTCTGGCTTTCGCCGCTTAACGATGAGTCTGCTCAGCAGATGGAGAAGCTTTATACGGCGCTTGCGGGCGCTAAACGTGAGGGCGGCCCGGTGCTGGAGATTAATCACCGTCCTCTGGCGACGCTCGGCATGGCTAATCAGACGCTGGCGGCCGACTTTACCACGCTGTGCGTGGACGCCCGCAGCCAGCATGATTACATCGCGCTTTCTCGTCAGTTTCATACCGTCATGCTGTTCAATGTGCCGGTGATGACCCCGCTGATGGAAAGTGAGGCACGCCGCTTTATCGCTCTGGTGGACGAATTCTACGAGCGCCACGTGAAGCTGGTTGTGTCTGCAGAGACTGAGCTATTCAATATTTATCAAGGGGAAAGGCTGAAATTTGAGTTCCAGCGCTGCCTTTCCAGGCTGCAGGAAATGCAAAGTGAAGAGTATTTGCGCCGCGCTCATCTGCCCTAA
- the rpsI gene encoding 30S ribosomal protein S9, giving the protein MAENQYYGTGRRKSSAARVFIKPGNGKIVINQRSLEQYFGRETARMVVRQPLELVDMVEKLDLYITVKGGGISGQAGAIRHGITRALMEYDESLRSELRKAGFVTRDARQVERKKVGLRKARRRPQFSKR; this is encoded by the coding sequence ATGGCTGAAAATCAATACTACGGCACTGGTCGCCGCAAAAGTTCCGCAGCTCGCGTGTTTATCAAACCGGGCAACGGCAAAATCGTTATCAACCAACGTTCTCTGGAACAGTACTTCGGTCGTGAAACTGCCCGCATGGTAGTTCGTCAGCCGCTGGAACTGGTCGACATGGTTGAGAAACTGGATCTGTACATCACCGTTAAAGGTGGTGGTATCTCTGGTCAGGCTGGTGCGATCCGTCACGGTATCACCCGCGCTCTGATGGAGTATGATGAGTCCCTGCGTTCCGAGCTGCGTAAAGCTGGCTTCGTTACCCGTGATGCTCGTCAGGTTGAACGTAAGAAAGTCGGTCTGCGTAAAGCACGTCGTCGTCCTCAGTTCTCCAAACGTTAA
- the rplM gene encoding 50S ribosomal protein L13, translated as MKTFTAKPETVQRDWYVVDAEGKTLGRLASELARRLRGKHKAEYTPHVDTGDYIIVLNADKVAVTGNKRTDKVYYHHTGHIGGIKQATFEEMIARRPERVIEIAVKGMLPKGPLGRAMFRKLKVYAGTEHNHAAQQPQVLDI; from the coding sequence ATGAAAACTTTTACAGCTAAACCAGAAACTGTACAGCGCGACTGGTATGTTGTTGATGCTGAAGGTAAGACCTTAGGTCGTCTGGCTTCTGAACTGGCTCGCCGTCTGCGCGGTAAGCACAAAGCGGAATACACTCCGCACGTTGATACTGGTGATTACATCATCGTTCTGAACGCTGACAAAGTTGCTGTAACCGGCAACAAGCGTACTGACAAAGTGTACTACCATCACACCGGCCACATCGGTGGTATCAAACAAGCGACCTTTGAAGAGATGATTGCCCGCCGTCCTGAGCGTGTGATTGAAATCGCGGTTAAAGGCATGCTGCCAAAGGGCCCGCTGGGTCGTGCAATGTTCCGTAAACTGAAAGTTTACGCGGGCACCGAGCACAACCACGCGGCACAGCAACCGCAAGTTCTGGACATTTAA
- the yhcN gene encoding peroxide/acid stress response protein YhcN, with translation MKTKLTIAALSLLSVISLGANAAAHQVNNEQAQGMQSMGSISVSQVGSAPMDMRQELSQKATEQGASAYRITEARSGDTWHATAELYK, from the coding sequence ATGAAAACCAAATTAACTATCGCCGCACTGAGCCTGTTGTCCGTTATCTCTTTAGGCGCTAACGCCGCAGCTCACCAGGTCAACAATGAACAAGCTCAGGGTATGCAGTCCATGGGCTCAATTTCAGTCAGCCAGGTTGGCAGCGCGCCAATGGATATGCGTCAAGAATTGTCCCAGAAAGCCACTGAACAAGGTGCCTCTGCTTACCGTATTACCGAAGCTCGTTCCGGCGATACCTGGCACGCAACAGCAGAGCTGTACAAATAA
- a CDS encoding NAD-dependent succinate-semialdehyde dehydrogenase, whose protein sequence is MTNEPLQQSELFKTGYLVDGKWHTLGETFDVLNPATGEVVAKVAKAGKHEAEAAIAAASKAFPAWREKTAKQRSEILYRWFELILKNKSWLARLMTLEQGKPLKEAEGEVDYAASFIQWFAEQAKRANGEVIPPARSGSRILATREPVGVVAAITPWNFPMAMLTRKLGPALAAGCTGVIKPANNTPLSAFALLELATQAGVPKGVLNAVAGNTQEISDAIMASQQVRKISFTGSTAVGKTLMRNAAETMKKVSMELGGNAPYIVFDDADIDAAVKGAIANKFRNAGQVCVSVNRFFIQQGVYDSFVNKLAEEVKKLKVGNGLEDGVVVGPLIESSAVDKVREHVEDALAKGGKALVGGKPHQLGGNFWQPTVIIDANDEMKLAKEETFGPLAACFSFKTEEEVIERANNTPFGLAAYFYTQNLQRVFRVSQALESGMVGINECAVSTELGPFGGVKESGLGREGSVLGLEEFLEVKTLHIGGL, encoded by the coding sequence CCCCTCCAGCAAAGTGAGCTCTTCAAAACCGGATATCTGGTAGACGGCAAGTGGCACACGCTCGGTGAAACCTTTGATGTGCTGAATCCTGCGACGGGAGAAGTGGTGGCTAAAGTGGCGAAGGCAGGCAAGCACGAAGCCGAAGCCGCGATTGCTGCCGCCAGTAAAGCGTTCCCCGCCTGGCGGGAGAAAACCGCCAAACAGCGCTCTGAAATCCTCTATCGCTGGTTTGAACTCATTCTGAAAAACAAAAGCTGGCTCGCCCGGCTGATGACTCTTGAGCAGGGAAAGCCGCTCAAAGAGGCCGAAGGTGAAGTCGACTATGCGGCAAGCTTCATTCAGTGGTTTGCTGAACAGGCCAAACGTGCGAACGGTGAAGTTATTCCTCCGGCCAGGTCTGGCTCTCGCATCCTGGCCACGCGCGAACCTGTCGGCGTTGTGGCGGCGATCACGCCGTGGAATTTCCCCATGGCTATGCTGACCCGCAAGCTCGGACCCGCTCTGGCCGCGGGCTGTACCGGAGTGATAAAACCTGCCAATAACACGCCTCTTTCCGCCTTTGCGCTGCTGGAGCTGGCAACGCAGGCAGGCGTGCCGAAAGGTGTACTTAACGCGGTGGCAGGGAACACGCAGGAAATCAGTGATGCCATTATGGCCAGCCAGCAGGTGCGCAAAATCTCCTTCACAGGTTCAACGGCGGTGGGCAAAACGCTGATGCGTAACGCTGCGGAAACAATGAAGAAAGTGTCGATGGAGCTGGGGGGCAATGCGCCTTATATCGTGTTTGATGATGCCGATATCGACGCGGCGGTGAAGGGAGCCATTGCCAACAAGTTCCGCAATGCGGGCCAGGTCTGCGTCAGCGTCAACCGCTTCTTTATCCAGCAGGGCGTGTACGATAGCTTTGTGAATAAGCTTGCGGAAGAGGTCAAAAAACTGAAGGTGGGCAATGGCCTGGAAGACGGCGTTGTCGTGGGGCCGCTGATTGAGTCGTCCGCGGTAGATAAGGTGCGTGAACACGTGGAGGACGCGCTGGCCAAAGGCGGTAAGGCGCTTGTCGGTGGCAAACCTCACCAGCTCGGCGGCAACTTCTGGCAGCCTACGGTCATCATCGACGCTAATGACGAGATGAAGCTGGCTAAGGAAGAGACGTTTGGCCCGCTGGCGGCCTGCTTTAGCTTTAAAACGGAAGAGGAAGTTATCGAGCGGGCGAACAATACGCCCTTTGGGCTTGCGGCTTATTTCTACACCCAGAACTTACAGCGCGTATTCCGCGTCTCACAGGCGCTGGAAAGCGGCATGGTTGGGATAAATGAATGCGCCGTCTCAACGGAGCTTGGGCCATTCGGCGGGGTGAAAGAGTCCGGGTTAGGGCGTGAAGGTTCCGTGCTGGGGCTGGAAGAGTTCCTGGAAGTGAAAACGTTACACATTGGCGGGCTTTAG
- the degS gene encoding outer membrane-stress sensor serine endopeptidase DegS gives MFLKILRSVVIGLIVAGLLLLAMPSLRKAIGPLAPAQYDSADETPMSFNPAVRRAAPAVVNVYNRSVGNNGQNQLQIKTLGSGVIMDGRGYIITNKHVINDAEQIIVALQDGRVFEALLIGSDSLTDLAVLKINATNLPIIPINGKRQPHIGDVVMAIGNPYNLGQTVTQGIISATGRIGLSPSGRQSFLQTDASINRGNSGGALVNSLGELMGINTLSFDKSNDGETPEGIGFAIPTQLATKIMDKLIRDGRVIRGYIGIGGREITPLHGPSTGIDQLQGIIVNAVSPDGPAALAGIQVNDVIISVNHKPAVSALETMDQVAEIRPGSVIPVEVMREDKKLTLQVTVQEYPAGG, from the coding sequence ATGTTTCTAAAGATCTTACGTTCGGTGGTCATTGGGCTGATTGTTGCGGGGCTGCTGCTGCTCGCGATGCCGTCATTACGCAAAGCCATTGGTCCGCTTGCGCCTGCGCAATATGACAGCGCAGACGAAACGCCGATGAGCTTTAATCCGGCGGTACGTCGTGCTGCCCCGGCTGTGGTCAACGTGTACAACCGCAGCGTCGGCAATAACGGTCAGAACCAGCTCCAAATCAAGACACTCGGCTCTGGCGTTATCATGGATGGGCGGGGCTACATCATCACCAACAAGCACGTCATTAATGATGCAGAGCAGATCATCGTCGCTCTCCAGGATGGACGGGTATTTGAAGCACTGCTCATTGGCTCCGATAGCCTGACCGACCTCGCGGTGCTGAAAATCAACGCCACCAACCTGCCGATTATTCCTATTAATGGCAAACGTCAGCCGCATATTGGCGATGTCGTGATGGCTATTGGTAATCCCTACAACCTTGGGCAGACGGTGACTCAGGGCATTATCAGCGCCACCGGCCGCATTGGCCTGAGCCCTTCGGGTCGCCAGTCGTTCTTACAGACCGATGCCTCCATTAACCGCGGTAACTCTGGCGGGGCGCTGGTGAACTCTCTGGGCGAGCTGATGGGCATCAACACGCTGTCGTTTGACAAGAGCAATGACGGCGAGACGCCGGAAGGGATTGGCTTTGCGATACCGACCCAGTTAGCGACCAAGATAATGGATAAGCTGATCCGCGATGGCCGGGTGATTCGTGGCTACATCGGTATTGGCGGCAGAGAAATTACCCCGCTGCACGGCCCATCAACCGGCATCGATCAGCTGCAGGGGATTATCGTCAATGCGGTATCACCGGACGGTCCGGCCGCACTCGCGGGCATTCAGGTGAATGACGTGATTATTTCGGTAAACCACAAGCCTGCCGTCTCCGCGCTGGAAACGATGGACCAGGTGGCGGAAATTCGTCCAGGCTCCGTGATTCCGGTAGAAGTCATGCGTGAAGATAAAAAGCTCACGCTGCAGGTCACGGTCCAGGAATACCCCGCCGGTGGCTAA
- the argR gene encoding transcriptional regulator ArgR, with translation MRNSSKQEELVKAFKALLKEEKFSSQGEIVQALQNEGFENINQSKVSRMLTKFGAVRTRNAKMEMVYCLPAELGVPTTSSPLKNLVLDIDYNDAVVVIHTSPGAAQLIARLLDSLGKAEGILGTIAGDDTIFTTPASDFTVKELYEAILVLFEQEL, from the coding sequence ATGCGTAACTCCTCAAAACAAGAAGAATTAGTAAAGGCTTTCAAAGCATTACTTAAAGAAGAGAAATTCAGCTCACAGGGTGAGATAGTCCAGGCGTTACAAAACGAAGGCTTTGAAAACATCAACCAGTCCAAGGTTTCCCGCATGCTGACCAAATTCGGCGCGGTAAGAACCCGTAATGCAAAAATGGAAATGGTCTACTGCCTTCCGGCCGAGCTGGGCGTGCCAACCACCTCCAGCCCGCTAAAAAACCTGGTACTGGACATCGACTACAATGATGCGGTCGTGGTCATTCACACAAGTCCAGGCGCGGCTCAGCTCATCGCTCGCCTGCTGGACTCTCTGGGTAAAGCAGAAGGTATTCTTGGCACCATCGCCGGGGACGACACTATCTTCACTACTCCTGCCAGCGACTTCACCGTTAAAGAGCTTTACGAAGCCATTCTGGTGCTGTTCGAACAAGAGCTTTAA
- a CDS encoding barstar family protein — protein sequence MKKFTFDFSHIDDNPAFYRQFAEQLALRKEQVHDLDSLWEVVTASMLPLPVEIEFAHLPESKRRRFGALILLFDEAEEELEGQLRFNIHG from the coding sequence ATGAAAAAATTTACTTTTGATTTTAGCCACATCGACGACAACCCTGCTTTCTATCGCCAGTTTGCGGAGCAGCTCGCTTTGCGTAAGGAGCAGGTCCATGACCTGGATAGCCTGTGGGAAGTGGTCACGGCGTCAATGCTGCCGCTTCCCGTCGAGATCGAGTTTGCGCATTTACCGGAGAGCAAACGGCGCAGATTCGGCGCACTCATCCTGCTGTTTGACGAGGCTGAAGAGGAGCTGGAGGGCCAGCTTCGCTTTAATATCCACGGCTAA
- the sspA gene encoding stringent starvation protein SspA gives MAVAANKRSVMTLFSGPTDIYSHQVRIVLAEKGVSVEIEHVETDNLPQDLIDLNPNHSVPTLVDRELTLWESRIIMEYLDERFPHPPLMPVYPVARGESRLYMHRIEKDWYTLMNVVMKGSAQEADAARKQLREELLSIAPVFTQKPFFLSDEFSLVDCYLAPLLWRLPQMGIELTGAGSKEMKGYMTRVFERDSFLASLTEPEREMRLQTRG, from the coding sequence ATGGCTGTCGCTGCCAACAAACGTTCGGTGATGACGCTGTTTTCCGGTCCTACTGACATCTACAGCCATCAGGTGCGCATCGTACTGGCTGAGAAAGGTGTTAGCGTTGAAATTGAGCATGTGGAAACGGATAACCTGCCTCAGGATCTGATTGACCTCAACCCAAATCACAGCGTACCGACCCTGGTTGACCGCGAGCTGACGCTGTGGGAATCCCGCATCATCATGGAATACCTTGATGAGCGTTTCCCGCATCCACCTTTGATGCCGGTTTACCCGGTAGCACGTGGTGAAAGCCGTCTGTACATGCATCGCATTGAGAAAGACTGGTACACCCTGATGAACGTGGTGATGAAAGGCTCCGCGCAGGAAGCGGACGCGGCGCGTAAGCAGCTGCGTGAAGAGCTGTTGAGCATCGCACCGGTGTTCACCCAGAAGCCTTTCTTCCTGAGCGACGAGTTCAGCCTGGTAGACTGCTACCTGGCTCCGCTGCTGTGGCGTCTGCCGCAGATGGGCATTGAGCTGACAGGCGCAGGTTCTAAAGAGATGAAAGGGTATATGACCCGCGTCTTCGAACGTGATTCCTTCCTCGCCTCTTTGACCGAACCTGAGCGCGAAATGCGTCTGCAGACTCGAGGCTAA
- the degQ gene encoding serine endoprotease DegQ: MKKQTRLWSALALSVGLTLGVSPLANASLPSQVPGQPALPSLAPMLEKVLPAVVSVRVEGTASASGQKVPEEFKKFYGDDAPSDTPQQFEGLGSGVIINAAKGYVLTNNHVINQAQKISVQLNDGREFDAKLIGGDDQSDIALIQLQNASGLTEIKVADSDKLKVGDFAVAVGNPFGLGQTATSGIVSALGRSGLNLEGLENFIQTDASINRGNSGGALLNLNGELIGINTAILAPSGGSVGIGFAIPSNMAQTLAKQLMEFGEIKRGLLGIKGMEMNSDIAKAFNLSTQRGAFVSEVLPQSGSAKAGVKAGDIITSLNGNPLSSFAELRAKIATTEPGTVVKLGLLRDGKPLEVSVTLDKSTASSASAEMILPALQGATLSDGQLKDGGKGIHLDNVDKGTPAAQVGLHKDDVIIGINRERIHTIAEMRKVLEAKPAVIALHVVRGEQSLYLLLR; the protein is encoded by the coding sequence ATGAAGAAACAAACACGGCTGTGGAGTGCATTAGCGTTAAGCGTCGGTCTGACGCTCGGCGTATCCCCTCTGGCGAACGCGTCACTGCCTTCCCAGGTTCCAGGCCAGCCGGCGTTGCCGAGCCTTGCGCCGATGCTGGAAAAAGTGCTGCCGGCGGTTGTCAGCGTAAGGGTAGAAGGTACCGCTTCGGCCTCAGGCCAGAAGGTGCCGGAAGAGTTCAAGAAATTCTACGGGGATGATGCGCCCTCCGACACGCCACAGCAGTTCGAAGGTTTAGGTTCCGGCGTCATCATTAACGCCGCTAAAGGCTATGTCCTGACCAATAACCACGTGATCAACCAGGCCCAAAAAATTAGCGTGCAGCTGAACGACGGGCGTGAGTTTGATGCCAAACTTATCGGCGGAGACGATCAGAGCGACATTGCGCTGATTCAACTGCAGAATGCTTCAGGGCTGACCGAAATCAAAGTTGCCGACTCTGACAAGCTCAAAGTGGGCGACTTTGCCGTTGCGGTAGGAAACCCCTTTGGCCTGGGCCAAACAGCAACCTCCGGTATTGTTTCTGCGCTGGGCCGCAGCGGGCTTAATCTCGAAGGCCTGGAGAACTTTATTCAGACCGACGCCTCAATCAACCGCGGAAACTCCGGCGGCGCGCTGCTGAACCTGAACGGTGAACTGATTGGCATTAACACCGCTATTCTTGCCCCAAGCGGCGGCAGCGTAGGGATTGGTTTCGCCATCCCCAGCAATATGGCGCAAACCCTCGCCAAACAGCTGATGGAGTTTGGTGAAATCAAACGCGGCCTGCTGGGCATTAAAGGCATGGAGATGAACTCTGACATCGCCAAAGCCTTTAACCTTTCAACCCAGCGCGGCGCGTTTGTCAGTGAAGTGCTCCCGCAGTCAGGTTCAGCAAAAGCTGGCGTCAAAGCCGGGGATATCATCACCAGCCTGAACGGTAACCCGCTGAGCAGTTTTGCCGAACTGAGGGCTAAAATTGCCACAACTGAGCCTGGCACCGTTGTTAAGCTGGGCCTGCTGCGAGACGGCAAGCCGCTGGAAGTTAGCGTGACGCTGGATAAGAGCACCGCCTCTTCGGCCAGCGCTGAAATGATCCTGCCTGCGCTGCAAGGGGCCACCCTCAGCGATGGGCAGCTGAAAGACGGCGGCAAAGGCATTCATCTGGATAACGTGGATAAAGGCACGCCCGCCGCTCAGGTTGGCCTGCATAAAGACGATGTAATTATCGGCATTAACCGCGAGCGTATCCATACCATCGCCGAAATGCGTAAAGTGCTTGAAGCCAAACCCGCGGTCATTGCGCTGCATGTTGTTCGCGGCGAACAGAGCCTCTATTTGCTGTTGCGTTAA
- the yhcN gene encoding peroxide/acid stress response protein YhcN: MNMKATLVTASLLSALSFGVFAADSINAQQAQDRQSLGTVSVDDIGSSPMDMHEMLNQKAEQNGASAYRVIEARTGGHWHATAELYK, translated from the coding sequence ATGAACATGAAAGCAACTTTAGTTACCGCAAGCCTGCTCTCCGCCCTGTCATTCGGCGTTTTCGCCGCTGACTCTATCAACGCTCAGCAGGCGCAAGACCGCCAGTCACTGGGGACCGTTTCGGTCGATGACATCGGCAGTTCTCCAATGGATATGCACGAAATGCTGAACCAGAAAGCTGAACAAAACGGCGCTTCTGCTTACCGCGTTATCGAAGCTCGCACCGGCGGACACTGGCATGCAACGGCAGAACTGTACAAATAA